In one window of Posidoniimonas corsicana DNA:
- a CDS encoding cytochrome c peroxidase → MRTATIVALAAAWPLGQLTAKAQTVGVPALPADLADFVAYAETDLPAHFRPGTPSGAAIAALDNTPADNPLTNAGATLGRVLFYDPRLSHNNSTACASCHQQEHGFTDPDPVSEGFDGELTDRNSMGLANARYNGSGAFFWDERSPTLEHQVLQPIQNPVEMGITDLGDLEAKLAATDFYPQLFEQAFGTPEVTSERMSAAMSQFVRSMVSYNAKFDQAFREGGPPDFGSVLTVSEERGHQLFADRCDGCHRTNAQVSVDTHNIGLDLISDEELGTDEGAGDGEFKVPSLRNVAVRGTYMHDGRFDSLEDVIRFYSTGIRDNPNLDPLLTLPNGRPVRFNFIDQEVADLIAFLGTLTDDVLLTSEMFSNPFVTLAGDYNDDGLVDADDYLVWREAFGGTDNLAADGNGDGLVDSSDYSVWRDNLGATWESLMPSDAAFAAVPAPSGAALLVAAAWCWRSRRPRKLPAG, encoded by the coding sequence ATGCGAACAGCGACGATTGTCGCCCTGGCCGCCGCTTGGCCTCTGGGGCAGCTCACCGCCAAGGCCCAGACGGTCGGCGTCCCCGCCCTGCCGGCGGACCTGGCCGACTTTGTCGCGTACGCCGAGACCGACCTGCCCGCCCACTTCCGCCCCGGCACACCGAGCGGCGCCGCGATCGCGGCGCTCGACAACACGCCGGCCGATAACCCGCTCACCAACGCCGGCGCCACACTGGGCCGCGTGCTGTTCTACGACCCGCGGCTCTCGCACAACAACTCCACGGCCTGCGCCTCGTGCCACCAGCAGGAGCACGGCTTCACCGACCCCGACCCGGTGAGCGAGGGCTTCGACGGCGAGCTGACCGACCGCAACTCGATGGGCCTGGCCAACGCGCGGTACAACGGCAGCGGCGCATTCTTCTGGGACGAGCGCTCGCCGACCCTGGAGCACCAGGTGCTGCAGCCGATCCAGAACCCGGTCGAGATGGGCATCACGGACCTGGGCGACCTGGAGGCGAAGCTGGCCGCCACCGACTTCTACCCGCAGCTTTTCGAGCAGGCGTTCGGCACGCCGGAGGTGACCAGCGAGCGGATGTCGGCGGCGATGTCGCAGTTCGTGCGGTCGATGGTTTCGTACAACGCGAAGTTCGACCAGGCGTTCCGCGAGGGCGGGCCGCCCGACTTCGGCTCCGTGCTGACCGTCAGCGAAGAACGCGGCCACCAGCTGTTCGCCGACCGCTGCGACGGCTGCCACCGCACCAACGCCCAGGTGTCGGTCGACACGCACAACATCGGGCTGGACCTGATCTCCGACGAGGAGCTGGGCACGGACGAGGGCGCCGGCGACGGCGAGTTCAAGGTCCCATCGCTGCGGAACGTAGCGGTCCGCGGCACGTACATGCACGACGGTCGCTTCGACTCGCTGGAGGACGTGATCCGCTTCTACAGCACCGGCATCCGCGACAACCCCAACCTCGACCCGCTGCTGACGCTGCCCAACGGCCGCCCGGTGCGGTTCAACTTCATCGACCAGGAGGTGGCCGACCTGATCGCGTTCCTCGGGACGCTGACCGACGACGTGCTGCTCACCTCCGAGATGTTCAGCAACCCGTTTGTCACGCTGGCGGGCGACTACAACGACGACGGCCTGGTCGACGCCGACGACTACCTGGTGTGGCGCGAGGCATTCGGCGGCACCGACAACCTGGCCGCCGACGGCAATGGGGACGGCCTCGTTGACTCGAGTGACTACAGCGTCTGGCGAGACAACCTGGGCGCCACGTGGGAGTCGCTCATGCCGTCGGACGCGGCCTTCGCGGCCGTGCCCGCGCCTAGTGGTGCAGCGCTGCTGGTAGCCGCGGCGTGGTGCTGGCGATCGCGCCGGCCGCGAAAGTTGCCGGCGGGGTAA
- a CDS encoding UvrB/UvrC motif-containing protein, protein MGKRPQHLDRFLEDWPYEFGEVTARCVSGADGRRVLQLRIDLGVLQMEVSGRPDGRKPDGAETYYDRLISLAFEEGEEFELDDERCVEIDREFVQFYHRRLAWLALREFENAVADADHTLALMDFSSAHAPDEEWADLHEQYRPFVLFHRTQAAALRELELSQPERAVAALNEGLGKMRSVFARHDLLEDFEDDELVVKLVDMKDTLTEQHDLEAPLTEQLAEAIAEEQYELAAEIRDRIARRTRTGA, encoded by the coding sequence ATGGGAAAACGGCCGCAGCACCTGGATCGGTTCTTAGAAGATTGGCCCTACGAGTTTGGAGAGGTGACCGCCCGGTGCGTCAGCGGTGCTGACGGCCGCCGCGTGCTGCAGCTGAGGATCGACCTGGGGGTCCTGCAGATGGAGGTATCTGGCAGGCCGGATGGTCGCAAGCCTGACGGCGCCGAGACCTACTACGACCGGCTCATCTCGCTGGCCTTTGAGGAAGGCGAAGAGTTTGAGCTGGACGACGAACGCTGCGTCGAAATCGACCGCGAGTTCGTGCAGTTCTACCACCGCCGGCTCGCTTGGCTGGCGCTCCGCGAATTCGAGAACGCGGTCGCCGACGCGGACCACACGCTGGCGTTGATGGACTTCAGCTCCGCCCATGCGCCCGACGAGGAGTGGGCCGACCTGCACGAGCAGTACCGTCCGTTCGTGCTCTTCCACCGCACCCAGGCCGCGGCGCTCCGCGAGCTAGAGCTCAGCCAACCCGAACGGGCCGTGGCCGCCCTCAACGAGGGACTGGGCAAGATGCGCAGCGTTTTCGCCCGGCACGACCTGCTCGAGGACTTCGAGGACGACGAGCTCGTCGTGAAGCTGGTCGACATGAAGGACACCCTCACCGAGCAGCACGACCTCGAGGCGCCGCTCACCGAGCAGCTCGCCGAGGCAATCGCCGAGGAGCAGTACGAGCTGGCCGCGGAGATCCGCGACCGGATCGCCCGCCGCACCCGCACCGGCGCCTAA
- a CDS encoding carbon storage regulator, translated as MLVLSRKANEKIRIGDDITITILRTKGKTVRVGIEAPNSVPVLRGELSFEQPEDEEKQDAPTKPAGKPSQNQTPNQDWSTDSQPCVAHARVARSRVATVLPQMLGDAGPLRAMLDRRATAGEF; from the coding sequence ATGTTGGTTCTTTCACGCAAGGCGAACGAGAAGATCCGTATCGGCGACGACATCACCATCACCATCCTGCGCACCAAGGGCAAGACCGTGCGGGTTGGCATCGAGGCCCCCAACAGCGTGCCCGTTCTGCGGGGCGAACTGTCCTTCGAACAGCCGGAGGATGAGGAAAAACAAGACGCCCCCACCAAGCCGGCCGGCAAGCCGTCGCAGAACCAGACGCCCAACCAGGACTGGTCCACCGATTCGCAGCCGTGCGTGGCCCACGCTCGTGTAGCCCGCAGCCGCGTCGCGACCGTGCTGCCGCAGATGCTGGGCGATGCGGGACCGCTGCGGGCCATGCTGGACCGCCGAGCGACCGCGGGCGAGTTCTGA
- a CDS encoding hemerythrin domain-containing protein, protein MSVVQAQSSTSVSWIEHQMLDHVKGALRVTLDWNAPSVSLTRKKSSVRFSFQSFCRHLDRLMRIEENDNYLEELCETKPHFEPQVRRLRADHDHFRSRTHTLMAQLESLEEWQSDQFDECCLEIRELLREVDQHDHEEVRVLQELMSSDLGGEG, encoded by the coding sequence ATGTCGGTAGTCCAGGCCCAATCCTCGACCAGCGTCAGCTGGATCGAGCACCAGATGCTGGATCATGTGAAGGGCGCGCTCCGGGTCACGCTCGACTGGAACGCCCCCAGCGTGAGCCTTACCCGCAAGAAGTCGAGCGTGCGGTTCTCGTTCCAGTCGTTCTGCCGCCACCTCGACCGGCTCATGCGGATCGAGGAGAACGACAACTACCTCGAGGAGCTGTGCGAGACCAAGCCCCACTTCGAGCCGCAGGTCCGCAGGCTGCGTGCCGACCACGACCACTTCCGGTCGCGGACGCACACGCTGATGGCGCAGCTCGAGAGTCTTGAGGAGTGGCAGTCGGATCAGTTCGACGAGTGCTGCCTTGAGATCCGGGAGTTGCTGCGCGAAGTCGACCAGCACGACCACGAGGAGGTCCGTGTGCTGCAGGAGCTAATGTCCTCTGATCTGGGGGGCGAGGGCTAA